The Elaeis guineensis isolate ETL-2024a chromosome 13, EG11, whole genome shotgun sequence genome includes a region encoding these proteins:
- the LOC105056135 gene encoding uncharacterized protein isoform X3, with product MDDSRFRQEKVQRFEEFVDRRLKPDLVQAVAQRDKVFQQQKVFQDLRRNIENLEKNGVTSLRTMVNLGSEVYMQADVPDTCHIFVDIGLGFHVEFTWSEALDFISVREARLARQIDEYTHLIANIKAQIKLVSEGIRELLQIPAE from the exons ATGGATGACTCTCGCTTTCGGCAGGAGAAGGTCCAGAGATTCGAGGAGTTCGTTGATCGCCGCCTGAAGCCCGACCTTGTCCAAGCCGTTGCCCAGCG GGACAAGGTCTTCCAGCAGCAGAAGGTCTT CCAAGATCTCAGGAGGAACATTGAGAATTTGGAGAAAAATGGGGTGACGTCCCTCCGGACCATGGTCAATCTGGGGTCTGAAGTCTACATGCAGGCGGATGT GCCTGATACATGCCACATATTTGTTGATATTGGATTGGGTTTTCATGTGGAATTCACTTGGTCAGAAGCATTGGACTTCATTTCAGTGAGGGAAGCAAGGCTAGCAAG GCAAATAGATGAGTACACTCACCTTATTGCAAACATCAAAGCTCAAATAAAATTG GTTAGCGAAGGTATTCGGGAGTTGCTTCAAATACCAGCAGAATGA
- the LOC105056135 gene encoding uncharacterized protein isoform X1, translating into MKSFSCQILTNFYLCHRVVCRNSKRRASIRKAMDDSRFRQEKVQRFEEFVDRRLKPDLVQAVAQRDKVFQQQKVFQDLRRNIENLEKNGVTSLRTMVNLGSEVYMQADVPDTCHIFVDIGLGFHVEFTWSEALDFISVREARLARQIDEYTHLIANIKAQIKLVSEGIRELLQIPAE; encoded by the exons ATGAAGAGTTTCTCATGTCAGATACTGACGAATTTTTACCTTTGTCACAGGGTTGTTTGCAGAAACTCAAAACGAAGGGCTAGCATACGAAAAGCCATGGATGACTCTCGCTTTCGGCAGGAGAAGGTCCAGAGATTCGAGGAGTTCGTTGATCGCCGCCTGAAGCCCGACCTTGTCCAAGCCGTTGCCCAGCG GGACAAGGTCTTCCAGCAGCAGAAGGTCTT CCAAGATCTCAGGAGGAACATTGAGAATTTGGAGAAAAATGGGGTGACGTCCCTCCGGACCATGGTCAATCTGGGGTCTGAAGTCTACATGCAGGCGGATGT GCCTGATACATGCCACATATTTGTTGATATTGGATTGGGTTTTCATGTGGAATTCACTTGGTCAGAAGCATTGGACTTCATTTCAGTGAGGGAAGCAAGGCTAGCAAG GCAAATAGATGAGTACACTCACCTTATTGCAAACATCAAAGCTCAAATAAAATTG GTTAGCGAAGGTATTCGGGAGTTGCTTCAAATACCAGCAGAATGA
- the LOC105056135 gene encoding uncharacterized protein isoform X2 gives MKSFSCQILTNFYLCHRVVCRNSKRRASIRKAMDDSRFRQEKVQRFEEFVDRRLKPDLVQAVAQRDKVFQQQKVFQDLRRNIENLEKNGVTSLRTMVNLGSEVYMQADVPDTCHIFVDIGLGFHVEFTWSEALDFISVREARLARLAKVFGSCFKYQQNDVHSIQF, from the exons ATGAAGAGTTTCTCATGTCAGATACTGACGAATTTTTACCTTTGTCACAGGGTTGTTTGCAGAAACTCAAAACGAAGGGCTAGCATACGAAAAGCCATGGATGACTCTCGCTTTCGGCAGGAGAAGGTCCAGAGATTCGAGGAGTTCGTTGATCGCCGCCTGAAGCCCGACCTTGTCCAAGCCGTTGCCCAGCG GGACAAGGTCTTCCAGCAGCAGAAGGTCTT CCAAGATCTCAGGAGGAACATTGAGAATTTGGAGAAAAATGGGGTGACGTCCCTCCGGACCATGGTCAATCTGGGGTCTGAAGTCTACATGCAGGCGGATGT GCCTGATACATGCCACATATTTGTTGATATTGGATTGGGTTTTCATGTGGAATTCACTTGGTCAGAAGCATTGGACTTCATTTCAGTGAGGGAAGCAAGGCTAGCAAG GTTAGCGAAGGTATTCGGGAGTTGCTTCAAATACCAGCAGAATGATGTGCATAGCATTCAATTTTGA